A stretch of DNA from Staphylococcus equorum:
ATGCTAGATTCAGAATGGGCAGCATGGGTTCTGTAGTAGGCGAGAAAATTTGTAGAATTATTGAGCATTGTATTGAAAATCGTTTGCCATTTATTTTATTTTCAGCAAGCGGTGGAGCTAGAATGCAAGAAGGTATTATATCGTTAATGCAAATGGGTAAAACGAGTGTGACACTGAAGAAACACGCGGATGCGGGGTTATTGTATATTTCTTACATCACTAATCCAACTACAGGTGGTGTTTCTGCAAGCTTTGCTTCTGTAGGTGATATTAATCTTAGTGAACCAAAAGCGTTAATTGGATTTGCTGGAAGACGTGTCATTGAACAAACTATTAATGAAAAATTACCAGATGATTTCCAAACTGCAGAATTTCTATTAGAACATGGTCAATTAGATAAAGTAGTACATAGAAAAGAAATGAAAACAACGTTATCTAATATCTTAAAAATGCACCAAGAGGTGAAAACAAATGCTTGATTTTGAAAAGCCGCTTTTTGAAATAAAAAATAAAATTGAATCATTAAAAGAATCTCAAGAAAAGAATGATGTAGATCTTCAAGAAGAAATTGATATGCTCGAAGCTTCTTTAGAGAGAGAGACTGAAAAGGTATATACAAACCTTAAACCATGGGATCGTGTGCAATTAGCACGTTTACAAGAAAGACCTACATCTTTAGATTACATACCTTATATATTTGATTCATTCATGGAATTTCATGGTGATAGAAATTATAGAGATGATCCTGCAATGATTGGTGGCATTGGTTATTTGAATGGCCAAGCTGTTACTGTAGTTGGACAACAACGTGGTAAAGATACCAAAGATAATATTTATCGTAATTTTGGGATGGCACATCCAGAAGGTTATAGAAAAGCAATTAGATTGATGAAACAGGCGGAAAAATTCAATCGACCTATTATTACTTTTATCGATACTAAAGGTGCGTATCCAGGTAAAGCAGCAGAAGAACGTGGACAAAGTGAATCTATCGCTAGAAACTTAGTTGAAATGGCTTCGTTAACAGTGCCAGTCATTTCTATTGTGATTGGTGAAGGTGGTAGTGGAGGAGCTTTAGGTTTAGGTATTACAAATCGTATATTGATGCTTGAAAATAGTACGTATTCTGTTATTTCACCTGAAGGTGCTTCTGCACTGTTATGGAAAGACAGTAATCTTGCAAAAATTGCTGCAGAAACAATGAAGATTACTGCTGAAGATTTACGTGAACTCAATATAGCTGATGATGTAATTAAAGAACCATTAGGTGGTGCACACCATGATGTTGAAATTCAAGCACAAAACATCAAGAAAGGTTTTGAATATCATTTAGCAGAATTAAGTCAGCTAAGTAAACAACAACTTGTTGATGACCGTTATGCAAAATTTAGAAATATTGGAGCATTTCACGAATAATATCAAATATATTGAGATGAGCTGTGAAAAAATCTATGACGATAGATTTTTCACAGCCATTTTTATAGTTGTAGAGAAGTAGATTGAGTAAACACAAATATTTATTTTATTTAAAAAATAAATATATTGTTTAAGAAATATAATTTAAAGGTAAATACATAAGAGCGCTCATTTCATTTTTGCCGAAAATTATAGTAAACGCTTACTATTTATAAATTAATAGTTTAGATTACTTTAAAACGTTTACATTTAGCACAAAGCCTTATTTTAATGGCACCATTGTATTATTTATGGTATTTTTAGAATAAGAAATACATGTTAGAAAGGTTTGTCGTCATGAAAAAAATTGCAGTGTTGACAAGTGGTGGAGATTCTCCAGGCATGAACGCAGCTATAAGAGCTGTAGTTAGAAAAGCGATTTTTAATAACATTGAAGTCTATGGTGTTTACCAAGGCTATCAAGGTTTATTAAACGATGATATCGAAAAGCTTGAACTCGGTTCTGTTGGGGATACAATTCAACGCGGAGGCACTTTTTTATATTCAGCAAGGTGTCCTGAATTTAAAGAAGTAGAAATGCGTAAGAAAGGTATAGAAAACTTACGTAAAAGAGGAATCGAAGGCCTTGTAGTTATCGGTGGAGACGGTAGTTACAGAGGCGCGCAACGTATAAGTGAAGAATGTGAAGAAATCCAGACAATTGGAATACCTGGTACGATTGATAATGATATTAATGGTTCAGATTTTACAATTGGATTTGATACAGCATTAAACACTATTATTGATTGTGTTGATAAAATCCGTGATACAGCATCGAGTCATGCTAGAACCTTTATTATAGAAGTTATGGGACGTGATTGTGGAGACTTAGCATTGTGGGCAGGCATGTCTGTAGGTGCAGAAACAATTATCGTTCCAGAGGTAGAAACAGACATCAAAGATGTAGCTGAAAAAATCGATAATGGTATTAAAAGAGGCAAAAAACATTCAATCGTCATGGTAGCAGAAGGTTGTATGTCTGGAGAGGCTTGCGCTCAAGAGTTAACTAAGTATATTAATGTTGATGCACGTGTTTCTGTATTGGGTCACATCCAACGTGGTGGTAGCCCAAGTGGAGCAGATCGTGTGTTAGCGTCACGTTTAGGTGGTCATGCAGTAGATTTATTATTACAAGGGAAAACTGCTATTGGTGTGGGAATCCGTAATAATGAATTAACTGATACACCATTTGAAGAAATATTTAGATCAGATCAACATGAGTTCGATTTTGAAACTTATGAATTAACAAATGAATTATCTATATAAAATACTTGGAGGCATTATTAATGAGAAAAACTAAAATTGTTTGTACTATTGGACCAGCGTCAGAATCGGAAGAAATGCTTGAGAAATTAATGAAAGCCGGAATGAATGTTGCTCGTTTAAACTTTTCACATGGTGATCATGCAGAACATAAAGCAAGAATTGACTCGATTCGTAAAGTATCTAAAAAATTAGGTAAAACTGTTGCAATCTTACTTGATACTAAAGGACCTGAAATTCGTACACACAGTATGAAAGATGGCGGTATTGAACTTGAAAGAGATACTGAAGTCATCGTAAGCATGACAGAAGTAGAAGGTACACCTGAAAAATTCTCAGTAACTTATGATAATTTAATCAATGATGTAGAAGAAGGTTCATATATTTTATTAGATGATGGTTTAATTGAATTACAAGTTAAACGTATCGACAAAGATAATGGCGAAGTTGTTTGTGATGTATTAAACACTGGCGAATTAAAAAATAAAAAAGGCGTAAACTTACCAGGCGTTAAAGTAAGTTTACCTGGTATTACTGATAAAGATGCTGAAGATATTAATTTTGGTATTAGCGAAGGCGTTGATTTCATCGCAGCTAGTTTCGTACGTCGTCCAAGTGATGTACTTGATATCCGTAAATTACTTGAAGCACAAAAAAATACAACAATCAGCATTATACCTAAAATTGAAAACCAAGAAGGTATTGACAACATCAAAGATATTCTTGAAGTTTCAGACGGTTTAATGGTTGCACGTGGTGATATGGGTGTTGAAATTCCACCAGAATCAGTACCTATGGTGCAAAAAGATTTAATCAGACAATGTAATAAATTAGGCAAACCTGTTATCACTGCGACACAAATGCTTGATTCTATGCAAAGAAACCCACGTGCTACACGTGCCGAAGCAAGTGATGTTGCCAACGCAATCTATGATGGTACAGACGCAGTAATGCTTTCTGGTGAAACAGCTGCTGGACTTTATCCTGAAGAAGCAGTTAAAACAATGCGTAATATTGCAGTTTCTGCTGAAGGTGCACAAGATTATAAAAAATTATTGTCAGATCGCACTAAATTAGTAGAAACGTCACTTGTTAACGCAATTGGTGTTTCAGTTGCACATACAGCATTAAACTTAAATGTAAAAGCAATTGTTGCTGCTACAGAAAGTGGTTCAACTGCTCGTACGATTTCTAAATATCGTCCACAATCAGACATTATCGCAGTAACACCTAATCCAGAAACTGCACGCCAATGTGCTCTAGTATGGGGAATTCATCCAGTAATCAAAGAAGGACGTAAAACTACAGATGCATTATTAAATAATGCTGTAGCAACTGCAGTTGAAACTGAAAAAGTTCAAAATGGTGATTTAATTATTATCACTGCTGGTGTTCCAACAGGTGAAAAAGGTACTACTAACATGATGAAATTACATTTAGTAGGAGATGAACTTGCTAAAGGACAAGGTATTGGTAGAAATTCAGTTGTTGGCCAAACACTTGTTGTTAATAATGCAAATGAGTTAGAAGGTAAAGATCTATCTGAAACAATTATTGTAACGTCTTCAGTAGACGAAACACTTGTACCTTATATTGAAAATGCAATTGGTTTAATCACAGAGGAAAATGGCATCACTT
This window harbors:
- the accD gene encoding acetyl-CoA carboxylase, carboxyltransferase subunit beta, which translates into the protein MFKDFFNRSSKKKKYVTVSDSKQSDVPAGIMTKCPKCKKIMYTKELAENLNVCFNCDHHIALTAYKRIEAISDEGTFKEFDRGMTSANPLDFPSYEEKIQKDRQKTELNEAVVTGTANLEGISYGVAVMDARFRMGSMGSVVGEKICRIIEHCIENRLPFILFSASGGARMQEGIISLMQMGKTSVTLKKHADAGLLYISYITNPTTGGVSASFASVGDINLSEPKALIGFAGRRVIEQTINEKLPDDFQTAEFLLEHGQLDKVVHRKEMKTTLSNILKMHQEVKTNA
- the pfkA gene encoding 6-phosphofructokinase → MKKIAVLTSGGDSPGMNAAIRAVVRKAIFNNIEVYGVYQGYQGLLNDDIEKLELGSVGDTIQRGGTFLYSARCPEFKEVEMRKKGIENLRKRGIEGLVVIGGDGSYRGAQRISEECEEIQTIGIPGTIDNDINGSDFTIGFDTALNTIIDCVDKIRDTASSHARTFIIEVMGRDCGDLALWAGMSVGAETIIVPEVETDIKDVAEKIDNGIKRGKKHSIVMVAEGCMSGEACAQELTKYINVDARVSVLGHIQRGGSPSGADRVLASRLGGHAVDLLLQGKTAIGVGIRNNELTDTPFEEIFRSDQHEFDFETYELTNELSI
- a CDS encoding acetyl-CoA carboxylase carboxyltransferase subunit alpha, whose amino-acid sequence is MLDFEKPLFEIKNKIESLKESQEKNDVDLQEEIDMLEASLERETEKVYTNLKPWDRVQLARLQERPTSLDYIPYIFDSFMEFHGDRNYRDDPAMIGGIGYLNGQAVTVVGQQRGKDTKDNIYRNFGMAHPEGYRKAIRLMKQAEKFNRPIITFIDTKGAYPGKAAEERGQSESIARNLVEMASLTVPVISIVIGEGGSGGALGLGITNRILMLENSTYSVISPEGASALLWKDSNLAKIAAETMKITAEDLRELNIADDVIKEPLGGAHHDVEIQAQNIKKGFEYHLAELSQLSKQQLVDDRYAKFRNIGAFHE
- the pyk gene encoding pyruvate kinase; translated protein: MRKTKIVCTIGPASESEEMLEKLMKAGMNVARLNFSHGDHAEHKARIDSIRKVSKKLGKTVAILLDTKGPEIRTHSMKDGGIELERDTEVIVSMTEVEGTPEKFSVTYDNLINDVEEGSYILLDDGLIELQVKRIDKDNGEVVCDVLNTGELKNKKGVNLPGVKVSLPGITDKDAEDINFGISEGVDFIAASFVRRPSDVLDIRKLLEAQKNTTISIIPKIENQEGIDNIKDILEVSDGLMVARGDMGVEIPPESVPMVQKDLIRQCNKLGKPVITATQMLDSMQRNPRATRAEASDVANAIYDGTDAVMLSGETAAGLYPEEAVKTMRNIAVSAEGAQDYKKLLSDRTKLVETSLVNAIGVSVAHTALNLNVKAIVAATESGSTARTISKYRPQSDIIAVTPNPETARQCALVWGIHPVIKEGRKTTDALLNNAVATAVETEKVQNGDLIIITAGVPTGEKGTTNMMKLHLVGDELAKGQGIGRNSVVGQTLVVNNANELEGKDLSETIIVTSSVDETLVPYIENAIGLITEENGITSPSAIIGLEKGIPTVVGVENATKEIQNDVLVTIDANQGKIFEGYANVL